The genomic interval CGAAGGGAATGTACGACGCCGGAGATCACATGAAGTTTGGTCTTCCGATGGCGTTCACTGCCTCGGTTCTATCTTGGTCGATTCTTGAGTATGGTGATCATATGGATAAGGTGGATCAGTTGGACAAGGCTAAAGATTCGTTGAAGTGGATCACTGACTTTCTTGTCAATGCTCATGCCGATGACAATGTGCTCTAcattcaggtttgtttgttaCTTGGTCTTTCGATTTTCGAACTAGTTTGAATTCGTTTTGTGATTGATGTGTTGGTATTGAACTAGTTGATTACAAGTTGTGTTTGTATGTTAAGTTACTGAATGTGGATTATGAGGGCAGGTGGGTGACCCTAAGGCGGACCATGAGTGTTGGAATAGGCCTGAAGACATGACTGAGAAGAGGCCACTCATTCAGGTGAACACATCTGCTCCAGGGACTGAGATTGCGGCCGAAACAGCTGCTGCTATGGCTTCGGCATCTCTGGTGTTTAAGAAGAGCAATCCCACGTATTCAGCCACTCTTCTTGATCATGCCAAGAAGTTGTTTACCTTTGCCAATGAGAATAGAGGGTCTTACAGTGAGAGCATCCCCGATGTTCAGAACTTTTACAATTCCACAGGATATGGAGATGAGCTTCTGTGGGCAGCTGGATGGCTTTACCATGCAACTGGGGATAATACTTACCTCGACTTTGTGACAGGGGATGGAGTAGAGTTTGCTGGATTTGGTAAGCCATCGTGGTTCAGTTGGGATAGCAAGCTTGCAGGAGCTCAGGTATcaatactccttaatttgtaccATTCTGATTTGACAATGTATTGTTCTTCCTGAAATATTTAGATTGCTTGTATTTGTGGGGATTATCATTTGCAGGATGGTGAAGATATAATGTCATTGCTGCTAGTGAAATTATTTGCTGGATTATGTGAGCAATTTTTGCAATGTTGTTGCAGGTTTTGCTATCCAGGTTGACCTTCTTCGGTGGAAATAAAGACAATTCTGTGCTTCAGAAGTACAAGAGCACAGCTGAGGCTGTTATATGCGGCCTCTTGCCAAAGTCTCCAACTGCCACCACAAGCAGGACAAAAGGTATGCTTCTTGACTGTCTTTTTACATGGATATTCTATGCAAATATTTCTGTGTTGGGTAAGGCAAGAGATTTCCTTTTGAATCCCTGCCTCAAGATTGCTATTTGCTTATACTAATATAACGTCAATATTCCAGTTTGATGTCCACATAGGAGACAGAACCATATCAACTCTCTTTATATCACGGTTGCTAAACAAATGGCTTCTATAACAGAAGCTAATGAGATCGTTCTCAGACTTGCATAGTAGCTATGAGCATTATGATTTCAAACTTATGCTTCTAAATTACTTATCAACATGAATGTAAGAGGGGAAGGGGGGTGGGGTGATTGATCTCAGACTTGTAGTAGCTATGAACATTCCAACTTATCAAGTGCATGTCCCAAGTTGAAAAACTTGTTTTATTCAGTTTTATGTTAATATTGATATCCCCACACTCAAATCATTATGCTATCCGGAAAGTTTTCAGATGAACTATTCAGTTTTGTGTGGATGATTTTGAGTTGAGTTACTTCCATTGTGCTTCACTTACCATCCTGATCTCCACAATGCAGATGGTCTGATATGGATCAGTGAATGGAATGCTCTGCAGCATCCTGTTGCTTCTGCATTCTTGGCTGTTGTTTACAGTGATTATATGCTCACCTCTAGGACAGCCAAAATAACTTGCAGTGGAGATTCGTATAAGCCAGCAGATATTCGGAAATTTGCTATATCTCAGGTATGCTCACGGGTTAGTTTTCATTGCAGCATGTTGCATGGATGCAATGGTAATGTATGCTAGCTACCAACAGCCTTAACGTTCCTGTAATTGTCATTATGTCCTAATGTATCTCTACTTTCTGTAGGTTGAGTATGTCTTGGGAAACAATCCCATGAAAATGAGCTATCTTGTTGGGTATGGGACTAAATATCCGAAATACGTCCACCATAGAGGAGCTTCAATCCCAGCTGATGCAAAGCCTAGCTGCAATGACGGCTTCAAGTACTTTAAATCAAGCGACCCCAATCCTAATGTAGCTACTGGAGCACTTGTAGGAGGGCCATTCCTTAATGAAACTTACCGTGACATCCGTGACAATGCGAGGCAAGGGGAGCCTAGCACATATAACAGTGCCGTGATAGTTGGCCTGCTATCAAGTTTGGTCACCACCTCTTCAGTACTTGAATCATTCACCTCCTAGATTTAGTCGCATGTAACACTATCCAAAACACGtttgtattatatattgttgttcCTGCGTGCCGGACCTGCATCTTGCAATAG from Argentina anserina chromosome 2, drPotAnse1.1, whole genome shotgun sequence carries:
- the LOC126785505 gene encoding endoglucanase 10 isoform X1, yielding MGAKQDSKGCKWLSWFIVFAVVAIIAGAVAFVLVKKKQNESDNEAAPVPGAPGAVVDKYSDALKIAMQFFDIQKSGKLVDNKISWRGDSGLKDGEDAKLDLSKGMYDAGDHMKFGLPMAFTASVLSWSILEYGDHMDKVDQLDKAKDSLKWITDFLVNAHADDNVLYIQVGDPKADHECWNRPEDMTEKRPLIQVNTSAPGTEIAAETAAAMASASLVFKKSNPTYSATLLDHAKKLFTFANENRGSYSESIPDVQNFYNSTGYGDELLWAAGWLYHATGDNTYLDFVTGDGVEFAGFGKPSWFSWDSKLAGAQVLLSRLTFFGGNKDNSVLQKYKSTAEAVICGLLPKSPTATTSRTKDGLIWISEWNALQHPVASAFLAVVYSDYMLTSRTAKITCSGDSYKPADIRKFAISQVEYVLGNNPMKMSYLVGYGTKYPKYVHHRGASIPADAKPSCNDGFKYFKSSDPNPNVATGALVGGPFLNETYRDIRDNARQGEPSTYNSAVIVGLLSSLVTTSSVLESFTS
- the LOC126785505 gene encoding endoglucanase 10 isoform X2; this translates as MGAKQDSKGCKWLSWFIVFAVVAIIAGAVAFVLVKKKQNESDNEAAPVPGAPGAVVDKYSDALKIAMQFFDIQKSGKLVDNKISWRGDSGLKDGEDAKLDLSKGMYDAGDHMKFGLPMAFTASVLSWSILEYGDHMDKVDQLDKAKDSLKWITDFLVNAHADDNVLYIQNFYNSTGYGDELLWAAGWLYHATGDNTYLDFVTGDGVEFAGFGKPSWFSWDSKLAGAQVLLSRLTFFGGNKDNSVLQKYKSTAEAVICGLLPKSPTATTSRTKDGLIWISEWNALQHPVASAFLAVVYSDYMLTSRTAKITCSGDSYKPADIRKFAISQVEYVLGNNPMKMSYLVGYGTKYPKYVHHRGASIPADAKPSCNDGFKYFKSSDPNPNVATGALVGGPFLNETYRDIRDNARQGEPSTYNSAVIVGLLSSLVTTSSVLESFTS